One segment of Gaiella occulta DNA contains the following:
- a CDS encoding Nif3-like dinuclear metal center hexameric protein: protein MAARDEIAAYANALLEVEKWPEFGASGLQVLGAEDVSTIACGVSSSCDLFERAVEMGAEMVLVHHGLFWRNEPLVVDRRLRGRLEALFRGNASLLAYHLALDAHPTLGNSAQLAARIGAAPDGPFAGVGLGCTVEALGIDELATRVGEAVAREPLVFPFGPATIRRIAISTGAAGYDLIRAAHEGYDALVTGEPEEPSYATARELSIHLVAAGHHASERYGVQALAAHLAQRFDLAWHYVEADNPV from the coding sequence ATGGCCGCCCGCGACGAGATCGCCGCCTATGCGAACGCGCTGCTCGAGGTGGAGAAGTGGCCCGAGTTCGGTGCGTCGGGGCTGCAGGTGCTCGGAGCGGAGGACGTGTCGACGATCGCGTGCGGCGTCTCGAGCTCATGCGACCTGTTCGAGCGCGCGGTCGAGATGGGCGCCGAGATGGTGCTCGTGCACCACGGGCTGTTCTGGCGCAACGAGCCGCTCGTCGTCGACCGGCGGCTGCGCGGCCGGCTCGAGGCGCTGTTCCGCGGCAACGCGTCGCTGCTCGCCTACCACCTCGCGCTCGACGCGCATCCCACGCTGGGCAACAGCGCGCAGCTCGCCGCGCGCATCGGTGCCGCCCCCGACGGCCCGTTCGCCGGCGTCGGTCTCGGCTGCACCGTCGAGGCGCTCGGCATCGACGAGCTCGCCACGCGGGTGGGGGAGGCCGTCGCGCGCGAGCCGCTCGTGTTCCCGTTCGGCCCCGCGACGATCCGCCGCATCGCGATCTCGACCGGGGCGGCGGGATACGACCTCATCCGCGCCGCCCACGAGGGCTACGACGCGCTCGTCACCGGAGAGCCGGAGGAGCCCAGCTACGCGACGGCGCGCGAGCTCTCCATCCACCTCGTCGCCGCAGGCCACCATGCGAGCGAGCGCTACGGCGTGCAGGCGCTGGCCGCCCATCTGGCGCAGCGCTTCGACCTGGCATGGCACTACGTCGAGGCCGACAACCCCGTGTAG
- a CDS encoding 3D domain-containing protein, translating to MERRSGRRAPLVAAVAAGALIIGLSPPSGGADTVPALRARGAALQRAEQAALLQLYAAESSLARSRAALAALEARSAALAAAEADARRRTGIVRRSLAASRQRLASLLRDLYVQGDADPIAVILGASSLDEAVTGIESLSRAASQSARLGREAQSRAATLRVLSTRLAKRRGDLERARRDARAAARQLEDAVARRASTVAGLRRRRALTNVQIAALEERARAAQRASAKLAAAAAAAAARAEPATAVDTTTTSPQPPDPIPAPQPPGGTRTLVVDAVAYHLPGRTASGIPVGIGVIAVDPTVIPLGTRVFVPGYGPAVAADVGTAIKGAIIDLWMPSTARARAWGRRTVTITIYG from the coding sequence GTGGAACGTCGATCCGGAAGGCGTGCGCCGCTCGTCGCGGCCGTTGCCGCCGGAGCGCTGATCATCGGGCTGTCGCCGCCCTCCGGCGGTGCGGACACGGTGCCCGCGCTCCGCGCCAGGGGTGCAGCGCTGCAGCGCGCGGAGCAGGCTGCGCTGCTGCAGCTCTACGCGGCGGAGTCGTCCCTCGCACGCTCGCGCGCGGCGCTCGCCGCGCTGGAGGCGCGCTCGGCGGCCCTCGCCGCCGCCGAGGCCGACGCCAGGCGCCGCACGGGCATCGTCCGGCGCTCACTCGCCGCCTCGCGGCAGCGTCTGGCCTCGCTCCTCCGCGATCTCTACGTGCAGGGCGACGCCGACCCGATCGCCGTCATCCTCGGCGCGAGCTCCCTCGACGAGGCGGTGACCGGAATCGAGAGCCTGAGTCGCGCAGCCTCCCAGAGCGCCCGTCTCGGGCGGGAGGCGCAGTCCCGGGCCGCGACCCTGCGCGTGCTGAGCACGCGCCTCGCGAAGCGGCGAGGCGACCTCGAGCGCGCGCGGCGCGACGCGCGGGCGGCGGCGCGGCAGCTCGAGGACGCGGTCGCACGGCGGGCCTCGACGGTGGCCGGACTGAGGCGCCGACGCGCCCTCACGAATGTCCAGATCGCCGCGCTCGAGGAGAGAGCGCGCGCGGCGCAGCGTGCCTCGGCGAAGCTCGCGGCCGCGGCCGCGGCCGCGGCGGCCAGGGCGGAGCCGGCGACGGCGGTCGACACGACGACGACATCGCCGCAGCCACCCGACCCTATTCCCGCGCCGCAGCCGCCGGGCGGCACCCGCACGCTCGTCGTCGACGCGGTCGCCTACCATCTCCCGGGCAGGACGGCGAGCGGGATCCCGGTCGGGATCGGGGTGATCGCGGTCGATCCGACCGTGATCCCGCTGGGCACGCGGGTGTTCGTGCCGGGATACGGCCCGGCGGTCGCCGCCGACGTCGGCACGGCGATCAAGGGAGCGATCATCGACCTCTGGATGCCGAGCACCGCCCGCGCGCGCGCGTGGGGGCGCCGCACCGTCACGATCACCATCTACGGTTGA
- a CDS encoding NlpC/P60 family protein: MNSSRTRQAPAALLAVAALVAALLAVAPSAAADPSLRSKRAQAQAVLARITASNAQLEHVIESYNLANVQLGRIEADLQSNARHLAVARESLGAAQAHVARRLRSLYINGDSGGAVEILLGAESLDDLLTRIDMVQRVGDLDAKVLADVRTFRREVESRRALLQKARVTQARVVAERVSRKRVIEGALAQQRRMLAGLEKEIEQIRAAEARRQAALAAQARARLAARQAAATLAARAQQLEPADAGLPALDAGSPDGAGGTSARAIAPPPPPARYGGVVAIAMQYLGVPYLWGGASPSGFDCSGLVQFVFNQVGVSLPHHAASIYGYGTPVAQSDLQPGDLVFYNGLGHMGIYIGGGQYINAPQTGDVVKISSIYRSGWVGARRL; the protein is encoded by the coding sequence ATGAACAGCTCGAGAACGCGACAGGCTCCGGCCGCCCTGCTCGCCGTCGCCGCGCTCGTCGCGGCCCTGCTCGCGGTCGCCCCGTCGGCGGCCGCGGATCCGTCGCTGCGATCCAAGCGCGCCCAGGCGCAGGCCGTGCTCGCCCGGATCACGGCGTCGAACGCGCAGCTCGAGCACGTGATCGAGTCGTACAACCTCGCGAACGTCCAGCTCGGCCGGATCGAAGCCGATCTCCAGTCGAACGCGCGGCACCTTGCCGTCGCGCGGGAGAGCCTCGGCGCCGCGCAGGCGCACGTCGCGCGGCGCCTGCGCTCCCTGTACATCAACGGCGACAGCGGCGGCGCCGTCGAGATCCTGCTCGGGGCGGAGAGCCTCGACGACCTGCTCACCCGCATCGACATGGTGCAGCGGGTCGGAGATCTCGACGCGAAGGTGCTCGCCGACGTGCGGACGTTCCGCAGGGAAGTGGAGAGCCGCAGGGCGCTGTTGCAGAAGGCGCGCGTGACGCAGGCCCGCGTCGTCGCCGAGCGGGTGAGCCGCAAGCGCGTGATCGAGGGCGCGCTCGCGCAGCAGCGGCGCATGCTCGCCGGCCTCGAGAAGGAGATCGAGCAGATCAGGGCGGCCGAAGCGCGCAGGCAGGCTGCTCTCGCCGCGCAGGCGCGCGCGCGGCTCGCCGCCCGGCAGGCCGCCGCCACGCTGGCGGCCCGGGCCCAGCAGCTCGAGCCCGCCGACGCAGGCTTGCCGGCACTCGATGCGGGCAGTCCGGACGGCGCCGGCGGCACCTCGGCCCGAGCCATCGCCCCTCCGCCCCCACCGGCTCGCTACGGCGGCGTCGTCGCCATCGCGATGCAGTACCTCGGCGTCCCCTACCTCTGGGGTGGGGCGAGCCCGAGCGGCTTCGACTGCTCGGGGCTCGTGCAGTTCGTCTTCAACCAGGTGGGCGTGTCGCTTCCCCACCATGCTGCGTCCATCTACGGCTACGGCACGCCCGTGGCGCAGTCGGACCTCCAGCCCGGCGACCTCGTATTCTACAACGGCCTCGGCCACATGGGCATCTACATCGGCGGCGGCCAGTACATCAACGCGCCCCAGACCGGAGACGTGGTCAAGATCTCCAGCATCTACCGCAGCGGCTGGGTCGGCGCGCGCCGCCTGTAG
- a CDS encoding AMP-dependent synthetase/ligase produces the protein MSSNRTIARLWRDAVARGRPGAAYLVAHGDHWHAVTWDEAAERVRHMANGLLARGVHKGDAFAILARTTLEWSLFDFALAQVGAVGAPIYANSSPRDAAYILDHSESIGVLCEDQAQRAKVEEERASLPRLRHLLTFDDLPALEAEGAVYEAEHPGALDEAVAAIDEDDLFTFIYTSGTTGPPKGCMIRHRNYYAMASVIDHLPMYVRDDDLMLLYLPLAHNFGRLMHLTGAYVGYTIAFLPDPLQVGVALEQLHPTVLPSVPRVYEKIHTAVVSALSETSGAKRRLAAWSLAVGRRVSKLEEAHRAVPLGLRLRHGVADRLVLRRIRQRLGGRLRTPISGGAPLAREIAEFFDSFGIRILEGYGLTECTTAATTNTPERWRFGTVGPALPGFELRLAEDGELLIRSETVFAGYFKDPEATAAVLGDDGWLRSGDIAEIDADGFVRITDRKKDIIVTAGGKNIAPQNLENDLKASPFVSQALVVGDRKPYPAALITLDEAEIAKWARRQGIDGDVASLAADERVRALVQGIVDGVNRERSRFEQIKRFTILPRDFSMERDEITPTLKLKRRVVMQHFAAAVDELYEG, from the coding sequence GTGAGCTCCAACCGCACGATCGCCCGGCTCTGGCGCGACGCCGTGGCCCGCGGGCGCCCCGGAGCCGCCTACCTGGTGGCCCACGGCGACCACTGGCACGCCGTCACCTGGGACGAGGCGGCCGAGCGCGTCCGGCACATGGCCAACGGCCTGCTCGCGCGTGGAGTCCACAAGGGCGACGCCTTCGCCATCCTCGCGCGCACGACGCTCGAGTGGTCGCTGTTCGACTTCGCCCTTGCCCAGGTCGGCGCCGTCGGCGCCCCCATCTACGCCAACAGCTCGCCCAGGGATGCCGCCTACATCCTCGACCACTCGGAGTCGATCGGCGTGCTGTGCGAGGACCAGGCGCAGCGGGCGAAGGTCGAGGAGGAGCGGGCGTCGCTTCCACGCCTCCGCCACCTGCTGACCTTCGACGACCTGCCCGCTCTCGAGGCGGAGGGCGCCGTCTACGAGGCAGAGCATCCGGGCGCGCTCGACGAGGCGGTGGCGGCGATCGACGAGGATGACCTGTTCACGTTCATCTACACGTCGGGGACGACGGGGCCGCCGAAGGGCTGCATGATCCGCCACCGCAACTACTACGCGATGGCGTCGGTGATCGACCATCTGCCCATGTACGTGCGCGACGACGACCTGATGCTGCTGTACCTGCCGCTCGCCCACAACTTCGGGCGACTGATGCACCTCACCGGCGCCTACGTCGGCTACACGATCGCGTTCCTTCCCGACCCGCTGCAGGTCGGCGTCGCGCTCGAGCAGCTGCACCCGACGGTGCTGCCGAGCGTCCCCCGCGTGTACGAGAAGATCCACACGGCGGTCGTGTCGGCGCTCTCGGAGACGTCGGGGGCGAAGCGCAGGCTGGCCGCATGGTCGCTCGCCGTCGGCCGCCGCGTGAGCAAGCTCGAGGAGGCGCATCGCGCCGTGCCGCTCGGCCTGCGGCTCCGGCACGGCGTCGCCGACCGGCTCGTGCTGCGCAGGATCCGGCAGCGCCTCGGCGGCCGCCTGCGCACGCCCATCTCCGGCGGCGCGCCTCTCGCGCGGGAGATCGCGGAGTTCTTCGACTCGTTCGGCATCCGCATCCTGGAGGGATACGGGCTGACGGAGTGCACGACGGCGGCGACGACGAACACGCCGGAGCGGTGGCGCTTCGGCACCGTCGGCCCGGCGCTGCCGGGGTTCGAGCTGCGGCTCGCCGAGGACGGCGAGCTGCTGATCCGCAGCGAGACGGTGTTCGCGGGCTACTTCAAGGATCCCGAGGCGACGGCCGCGGTGCTCGGCGACGACGGCTGGCTGCGATCGGGCGACATCGCCGAGATCGACGCGGACGGCTTCGTGCGCATCACCGACCGCAAGAAGGACATCATCGTCACCGCCGGCGGCAAGAACATCGCACCGCAGAACCTCGAGAACGACCTCAAGGCGTCGCCGTTCGTGTCGCAGGCGCTCGTCGTCGGCGACCGCAAGCCGTACCCTGCGGCGCTCATCACCTTGGACGAGGCCGAGATCGCCAAGTGGGCCCGCCGGCAGGGGATCGACGGCGACGTCGCCTCCCTGGCGGCCGACGAGCGCGTGCGGGCGCTCGTCCAGGGCATCGTGGACGGGGTCAACCGGGAGCGGTCGCGGTTCGAGCAGATCAAGCGCTTCACGATCCTCCCGCGCGACTTCTCGATGGAGCGGGACGAGATCACCCCGACCCTCAAGCTGAAGCGCCGCGTCGTCATGCAGCATTTCGCCGCCGCGGTCGACGAGCTCTACGAGGGATAG